One Weissella ceti DNA window includes the following coding sequences:
- a CDS encoding YibE/F family protein encodes MSVALSLGFILLILMCVIGGFKGLGAFISLGLNIIMLIIVMTLLSWGFNLYIVTGVGAILILTVTILSSGTDEDTAINAMVVSLTIMLMLMLVIVPVIHWAQAYGFAGEHASMLESLSLTIPVNFMNLSIAAALLATLGAISEASVAFSSTLTFIYKDVEQPNLTKLYEASRQAGLSIVGTAVNTVLFGFFAEFLGAALLFAKLQYTWAEIINAKLFVATMLSVLFAILGVLLVLPMTLLYFYYQHKDSTRKSA; translated from the coding sequence ATGAGCGTCGCCTTGAGTTTAGGGTTTATTCTATTAATTTTAATGTGTGTCATTGGTGGTTTTAAGGGCTTGGGGGCGTTCATTAGCTTAGGTCTCAATATCATTATGCTGATTATTGTGATGACTTTATTGAGTTGGGGGTTCAATCTCTACATCGTTACTGGTGTAGGGGCTATCTTGATTCTAACCGTCACGATTTTAAGTTCTGGTACTGACGAAGATACTGCGATAAATGCCATGGTTGTGAGTTTAACGATTATGTTGATGCTAATGCTCGTCATCGTTCCAGTGATTCATTGGGCCCAAGCATATGGTTTTGCTGGTGAGCACGCCTCAATGCTTGAGAGTCTATCGTTAACAATTCCAGTTAACTTTATGAATTTGAGCATTGCTGCTGCGTTATTAGCAACATTAGGGGCTATTTCTGAAGCAAGCGTTGCCTTTTCTTCAACATTAACGTTTATCTATAAGGATGTAGAGCAGCCTAATTTAACAAAATTGTATGAAGCGAGTCGACAAGCAGGTTTATCTATCGTTGGGACAGCCGTTAATACTGTCTTATTTGGTTTTTTCGCTGAATTTTTAGGTGCGGCATTGTTATTCGCTAAACTACAGTATACTTGGGCCGAAATCATTAATGCGAAGTTGTTTGTCGCAACGATGTTGTCCGTCTTATTTGCAATTTTAGGTGTGTTATTAGTTTTACCAATGACATTACTGTACTTTTATTACCAGCACAAAGATTCAACACGTAAATCAGCTTAA
- the dnaI gene encoding primosomal protein DnaI, which translates to MADQQLTNMGDALKTILSTNNLGGRFAAIQEKVLSDTEVVSFLEAHADQITPDMIRRDFSVLFEFVDQRDRAKNGQFVVHRGYKPVLSFNEHQITVLYQPDEETINKRLHEQTGNMVKTVAMSDKMVSRASLNDFSVDDDDQALALVGVLNFIRQYDPKSPTYQKGLYLQGPFGVGKTHLMAAMANAFANKGVPVTLVHFPSFINELKASFDKPGVSLTDQLAAIKQVPILVLDDIGAESLSAWSRDDIFAVILEYRMQNELPTFFTSNFSMAALEKDFLPFSKDGQEPLKADRLMQRVRFLASETPMHGTNKRLP; encoded by the coding sequence ATGGCAGATCAACAACTGACTAATATGGGTGATGCACTAAAGACTATTCTAAGTACGAACAACTTAGGCGGTCGTTTTGCAGCCATTCAAGAAAAAGTACTATCTGACACTGAAGTGGTTTCATTTTTAGAAGCACACGCAGACCAAATTACCCCCGATATGATTCGCCGTGATTTCTCAGTCCTGTTTGAATTTGTCGATCAACGTGACCGCGCAAAAAATGGTCAATTTGTCGTTCACCGTGGGTATAAGCCTGTCTTGTCGTTCAATGAACATCAAATTACGGTTCTTTACCAACCAGATGAAGAAACAATCAACAAGCGATTGCATGAACAAACAGGTAACATGGTTAAAACAGTCGCCATGTCTGACAAAATGGTTAGTCGCGCTAGCTTAAATGATTTTTCAGTTGATGATGATGATCAAGCGCTGGCGTTAGTTGGTGTATTAAACTTTATTCGTCAATATGATCCAAAGTCACCAACCTATCAAAAGGGACTTTATTTGCAAGGTCCGTTTGGGGTTGGTAAGACACATTTGATGGCAGCCATGGCCAATGCATTTGCCAATAAGGGTGTGCCAGTTACATTAGTGCATTTCCCGAGCTTTATTAACGAACTAAAGGCAAGTTTTGATAAGCCAGGTGTCAGTTTAACTGATCAATTAGCCGCTATTAAACAAGTGCCAATTCTTGTCTTGGATGATATTGGCGCAGAATCATTATCTGCTTGGAGTCGTGACGATATTTTCGCCGTTATTTTGGAATATCGTATGCAAAACGAATTACCAACATTCTTCACATCAAACTTTTCAATGGCAGCCTTAGAAAAAGACTTCTTACCATTCTCAAAGGATGGTCAAGAACCTTTGAAAGCTGATCGATTGATGCAACGTGTGCGTTTCTTAGCCTCAGAAACACCAATGCACGGAACAAATAAGCGTCTACCTTAA
- a CDS encoding nucleoid-associated protein: protein MIIRHAILHIIDKDSGNLIASQDEMSLDTPTVHDYLAGIINKFDQGDFKPGQLTDADYLGQMINAESDVSFVDRSTQLAEKLFAIIAASPDVPAGDLFFVEYAEGQDDFFAILKMNLAPHYTHMVDYRENDLVNQVILNQAILPDPSQRIQEGVVVNLMTGEFQLVEKQYIIDGHRVNYFSEKFLEVDPEESTKDNIKAIKQTVKKVANKFDIPEHEAFSKTQDAILDSMHDNNGDVRTADIADAVFAGNVAAKTAYNEIATDKSLDETFSVPNQQAYEKKYQVQRFKLDSGIEIAIPTELYQDKTKVEFINNPDGSMSLVIKDIESIINKFTS, encoded by the coding sequence ATGATTATTCGCCACGCGATTCTACACATTATTGATAAAGATTCTGGTAATCTAATCGCATCACAAGATGAAATGTCATTAGATACACCAACGGTGCATGATTACTTAGCCGGTATCATCAACAAATTTGACCAAGGTGATTTTAAGCCTGGTCAATTAACTGATGCCGACTACTTAGGCCAAATGATTAATGCCGAAAGCGATGTTTCATTCGTTGATCGTTCAACGCAATTAGCTGAGAAGCTATTCGCTATCATTGCCGCAAGTCCGGATGTCCCGGCGGGTGATCTATTTTTTGTGGAATATGCCGAAGGACAAGATGATTTCTTTGCCATTTTAAAGATGAATTTGGCACCGCATTACACCCATATGGTTGACTACCGTGAAAACGACTTGGTTAACCAAGTCATCTTAAATCAAGCGATTTTGCCAGATCCAAGTCAACGTATCCAAGAAGGTGTGGTTGTGAACTTGATGACTGGTGAATTCCAACTAGTCGAAAAGCAATACATTATTGATGGTCATCGTGTGAATTACTTCTCTGAAAAGTTCTTAGAAGTTGACCCTGAAGAATCTACCAAAGATAATATCAAAGCCATTAAGCAAACTGTTAAAAAGGTTGCGAACAAATTTGATATTCCTGAGCACGAAGCTTTTTCAAAAACACAAGATGCCATTCTAGATAGTATGCATGATAACAATGGTGATGTGCGAACAGCCGATATCGCTGATGCCGTATTTGCTGGTAATGTTGCTGCAAAGACTGCTTACAACGAAATTGCTACAGATAAATCACTTGATGAAACATTCTCTGTGCCAAATCAACAAGCGTATGAGAAGAAGTATCAAGTGCAAAGATTCAAATTGGATTCAGGAATTGAAATTGCGATTCCGACGGAACTATATCAAGACAAGACAAAGGTTGAATTCATTAATAATCCTGATGGCAGCATGTCCTTAGTCATTAAAGATATCGAATCGATTATTAATAAATTCACTTCGTAA
- the yjeM gene encoding glutamate/gamma-aminobutyrate family transporter YjeM encodes MDNKKIRLGALVMMMFTTIFGFGNGPVAFMQMGYAAIIWYILGALFFFLPTSMMYAEFGASFKDAKGGIYSWMERSLGKKIAFIATFIGLAAWFVWMINISQKVWIPFSTIFAGKDTTQTWSILGLSGTQTVGLLAVMFVATVAFFVTRGVEGISRISSLGGMFVMAMNFILVAVAVIVLFANGGHFAEPVSVEAFIVPQNPAFQSPMQLISFALYAVFAYAGLEQMGGLMPEIDKAEKTYPRAALIATTVIGIGYAISILLWGVTTNWLNLSNMESANLGNVTYVLMNNLGVELGNAVGMSTAGAVTLGAWFSRFAGLGMFMAYVGSFFVLTYSPLKSFILGSPKEIWPKSVTRLNENGVPQVAVWIQASLVIIFVLAISFGGQNAGQLYLIMTNMGNVSSTLPYVFLVAAFPLFKRLKDVDRPFVFFKSKASTIIITLIVEALIITSIVMTVLPPFLKGDYFNAVWTVIGPAFFAILAWSLYARAERKHGKL; translated from the coding sequence ATGGATAATAAAAAGATTCGTCTTGGCGCGTTAGTCATGATGATGTTTACAACCATTTTCGGTTTTGGAAATGGTCCAGTTGCCTTCATGCAAATGGGATACGCCGCTATTATTTGGTACATCTTGGGCGCATTGTTCTTCTTCTTGCCAACATCAATGATGTACGCAGAATTTGGAGCATCGTTTAAGGATGCCAAGGGTGGTATCTATTCTTGGATGGAACGTTCATTAGGGAAAAAGATTGCCTTTATCGCAACGTTTATTGGTTTGGCTGCATGGTTTGTGTGGATGATTAACATCTCACAAAAAGTGTGGATCCCATTCTCAACAATCTTTGCTGGTAAGGACACAACCCAAACATGGTCAATCTTGGGACTTTCAGGAACACAAACAGTTGGTTTGCTAGCGGTTATGTTCGTTGCCACAGTTGCGTTCTTCGTAACACGTGGGGTTGAAGGTATTTCACGTATTTCATCACTTGGTGGAATGTTCGTTATGGCCATGAACTTCATCTTGGTTGCCGTTGCGGTAATCGTGTTGTTCGCAAATGGGGGGCACTTCGCTGAACCTGTTTCAGTTGAAGCCTTCATCGTGCCACAAAACCCAGCCTTCCAATCACCAATGCAATTGATTTCATTCGCTTTGTATGCTGTCTTTGCTTACGCTGGTTTGGAACAAATGGGTGGGTTGATGCCGGAAATCGATAAGGCTGAAAAGACTTATCCACGTGCGGCTTTGATCGCCACAACAGTTATTGGAATTGGATATGCGATTTCAATTTTGCTATGGGGAGTTACAACAAACTGGTTGAACCTTTCAAACATGGAATCAGCCAACCTAGGTAACGTCACATATGTGTTGATGAACAACTTGGGAGTTGAACTTGGTAATGCCGTTGGTATGTCAACAGCCGGAGCCGTGACATTGGGAGCTTGGTTCTCACGTTTTGCTGGACTAGGTATGTTCATGGCTTACGTTGGTTCATTCTTCGTGCTAACATACTCACCATTGAAGTCATTCATCCTTGGATCACCAAAGGAAATCTGGCCTAAGTCAGTCACTCGTTTGAACGAAAACGGTGTGCCTCAAGTTGCGGTTTGGATTCAAGCATCACTTGTTATCATCTTCGTTTTGGCGATTTCATTCGGTGGACAAAACGCCGGTCAACTTTACTTGATTATGACAAACATGGGTAACGTTTCATCAACACTTCCATACGTGTTCTTGGTTGCTGCATTCCCATTGTTTAAGCGTTTGAAGGATGTTGATCGTCCGTTCGTATTCTTTAAGTCAAAGGCATCAACAATTATTATCACTTTGATTGTTGAAGCATTAATCATCACATCAATTGTGATGACAGTGTTGCCACCATTCTTGAAGGGTGACTACTTCAACGCAGTTTGGACAGTTATCGGACCTGCATTCTTTGCAATCTTGGCCTGGTCATTGTACGCTCGCGCTGAACGTAAGCACGGGAAGCTTTAA
- a CDS encoding sensor histidine kinase, producing MAILKTITKRAPDDRPISLQRKWTFGSIIGVFFVFITFAWFLITAFSNQLIQTEKVNLTASMETVATELQRFKTDDLTVNNVDKLNETMSPAVQQMTRADYQFTIYNDSATQIYPFKQNEYPFKKGTSFDLKQINHNYESRLVAEQPLYNRGGDLIGYLQGVNTLATLHATFKRIYLIILVSIVLGLILLSIWNYWLVNYLTQPVKAMTNLADEIRRDPNSPERVTITTRHNDELTGLASLLNSMLDQIQSFISQQQRFVEDVSHELRTPVAIVKGHMELLNRWGKDDPKILAESIEASLQEISRMQGLVQEMLDMTRADQVELAFKKENTDVRQVVQTVFANYQMITPDFTFYLDDDLNKPTFVNMSRDHLEQILIILTDNAVKYSQTRLEIHFAMAKHGHFVEIAIQDFGEGLTPEDADHVFDRFFRVDKARSRKQGGNGLGLSIAQKLIEGYGGQIWLESAINEGSIFHIKLPINK from the coding sequence ATGGCTATTTTAAAAACCATTACAAAAAGAGCACCTGATGACCGGCCCATTTCGCTACAACGTAAATGGACATTCGGTTCTATCATTGGTGTTTTTTTTGTATTCATTACATTCGCCTGGTTTCTAATCACTGCATTTTCTAATCAACTGATTCAAACCGAAAAGGTGAACTTAACCGCATCAATGGAGACTGTTGCGACTGAATTACAACGATTTAAGACAGATGACCTAACTGTTAATAATGTTGATAAGTTGAATGAAACGATGTCTCCCGCTGTCCAACAAATGACACGGGCTGACTATCAATTCACGATTTACAATGATTCAGCGACACAAATTTATCCCTTCAAACAAAACGAATATCCGTTTAAAAAGGGGACTAGTTTTGATTTAAAGCAAATTAACCATAATTACGAATCACGATTAGTCGCTGAACAACCTTTGTACAATCGTGGGGGAGACTTAATTGGTTATTTGCAAGGAGTCAACACACTAGCAACCTTACATGCAACGTTTAAGCGTATTTATTTGATTATCTTAGTATCAATTGTGTTAGGGCTGATTCTACTGTCTATTTGGAATTATTGGCTGGTCAACTATCTGACACAACCGGTTAAGGCGATGACGAATCTTGCGGATGAAATACGTCGTGATCCCAATTCACCAGAACGGGTCACGATTACAACACGTCATAATGATGAATTAACCGGGTTGGCCTCACTGTTAAACAGCATGCTAGATCAAATTCAAAGCTTTATCTCACAACAACAACGTTTCGTCGAAGACGTCTCGCACGAATTACGTACACCCGTTGCGATTGTCAAAGGACATATGGAATTGTTGAATCGTTGGGGAAAAGACGATCCTAAGATTTTGGCAGAATCAATTGAAGCCTCGTTACAAGAAATTTCACGTATGCAAGGACTTGTCCAAGAAATGTTAGATATGACTCGGGCTGATCAAGTTGAATTAGCATTCAAAAAAGAGAACACTGATGTACGCCAAGTCGTGCAAACCGTGTTTGCGAACTATCAAATGATTACGCCTGATTTCACATTCTATCTTGATGATGACTTGAACAAGCCAACGTTTGTGAATATGAGTCGTGATCATTTAGAACAGATTCTAATTATCTTGACCGACAATGCCGTTAAATATAGTCAAACACGTTTAGAAATCCACTTTGCAATGGCTAAACATGGTCATTTCGTGGAAATTGCAATCCAAGACTTTGGAGAAGGGTTAACACCAGAAGATGCTGATCACGTCTTTGATCGTTTCTTCCGTGTTGATAAAGCCCGCTCACGTAAGCAAGGTGGTAATGGGCTAGGATTAAGTATTGCCCAAAAGCTTATTGAAGGATATGGCGGTCAAATTTGGCTCGAATCCGCTATCAACGAGGGGTCAATTTTCCATATCAAGTTACCCATTAACAAATAA
- the coaE gene encoding dephospho-CoA kinase (Dephospho-CoA kinase (CoaE) performs the final step in coenzyme A biosynthesis.) — MYKLGLTGGIATGKSTVSDYLRQQNIPVIDADAVSHDVLNTDQRVLTDLRETFGDNIFIDGKLSRPQLGKIVFGNLKALDKLNKITHPRIFERINEIAEELALAGNTFIVYDLPLLLESPSPVTFDGIMVVTTNADHQLKRLMARNNLSPEDAQKRIDSQMPIAEKVKLADFVIDNDGSIDETYNQVQQVLEQITHA, encoded by the coding sequence ATGTATAAGCTAGGATTAACGGGTGGAATCGCGACTGGAAAGTCTACCGTTAGTGATTATTTACGTCAACAAAACATTCCAGTTATTGATGCAGATGCCGTATCACACGACGTCCTGAATACGGATCAACGCGTCTTAACCGATTTGCGTGAAACTTTTGGCGATAACATTTTTATTGACGGAAAATTATCACGACCACAATTGGGTAAAATCGTCTTTGGTAATCTAAAAGCCTTAGACAAACTAAACAAAATTACGCATCCTCGTATTTTTGAACGTATTAATGAAATCGCTGAAGAATTAGCTTTAGCTGGCAACACGTTTATTGTGTACGATTTGCCTCTGTTGTTAGAATCCCCAAGTCCGGTCACATTTGACGGTATTATGGTCGTGACAACCAATGCAGACCATCAACTAAAGCGCCTAATGGCGCGTAATAATTTATCACCAGAAGATGCGCAAAAGCGCATTGATTCACAAATGCCCATCGCTGAGAAAGTGAAACTTGCAGACTTTGTCATTGACAATGATGGATCAATTGATGAGACCTATAACCAAGTGCAACAAGTACTAGAACAAATTACACATGCATAA
- the mutM gene encoding bifunctional DNA-formamidopyrimidine glycosylase/DNA-(apurinic or apyrimidinic site) lyase produces the protein MPELPEVETVRKGLNRLVQGKTIESVEVRWDKTISNMSPEEFDAEIAGRVIEVVERRGKYLLFRLSGKQTMVSHLRMEGSYYTMPAGTEPGKHDLVTFKLDDGVDLFYRDTRKFGRMTLVPNEAVMTVAGLAKIGPEPTVEDLSLEYMTQIFGKSKTAIKPFLLDQSKIAGIGNIYADEVLWQTMIHPLTKTNDVTPTELAELRLNIINEMARSIAHHGTTVHSFTDAFGEAGEFQNELEVYGRNGEPCLRCGTPLVKIKVAQRGTTFCPVCQIQKES, from the coding sequence ATGCCTGAACTACCCGAAGTCGAAACTGTCCGTAAGGGATTGAATCGTTTAGTCCAAGGAAAGACAATTGAATCCGTCGAGGTGCGCTGGGATAAAACGATTTCAAATATGAGCCCAGAAGAATTCGATGCTGAGATAGCAGGTCGTGTTATTGAAGTTGTTGAGCGCCGCGGTAAGTATTTATTGTTCCGTCTTTCTGGTAAACAAACCATGGTATCGCATTTACGTATGGAAGGTTCATACTACACGATGCCTGCGGGAACTGAACCTGGTAAGCATGACTTAGTGACTTTCAAATTAGATGACGGCGTTGATTTGTTCTATCGTGATACCCGTAAATTTGGGCGTATGACTTTAGTGCCAAATGAGGCCGTCATGACGGTTGCTGGATTAGCTAAGATTGGGCCTGAACCAACAGTAGAGGATTTGAGTCTTGAATATATGACCCAAATTTTCGGTAAATCAAAGACAGCCATTAAGCCTTTCTTATTAGACCAAAGTAAAATCGCTGGGATTGGCAACATTTATGCCGATGAAGTTTTATGGCAAACAATGATTCATCCACTGACAAAAACCAACGATGTTACGCCCACAGAACTGGCAGAGTTACGCCTAAACATTATTAATGAAATGGCACGTTCAATTGCCCATCACGGAACAACCGTACATAGTTTTACTGATGCCTTTGGTGAAGCTGGTGAATTCCAAAATGAACTTGAAGTATATGGCCGTAATGGCGAACCTTGTCTGCGCTGTGGGACACCCTTGGTAAAGATAAAAGTTGCACAACGCGGAACAACATTCTGTCCCGTTTGTCAGATACAAAAGGAGTCATAA
- a CDS encoding response regulator transcription factor, giving the protein MTNKVLIIEDEDNLARFVELELQHEGYETQIKDNGRGGLDEALANDYDLILLDLMLPELSGLEVARRLREVKNTPIIMMTARDSVLDRVSGLDYGADDYVVKPFAIEELLARSRALLRRIDIETVEHGATKSVVTYRDLTIEKENRIVRRGEDIINLTKREYELLLILMENVNVVQSREELLKNVWGYDADIETNVVDVYIRYLRNKIDQAGAQTSYIQTVRGTGYVMRQ; this is encoded by the coding sequence ATGACCAATAAAGTATTGATTATTGAAGATGAAGACAACTTGGCACGATTTGTGGAACTAGAACTTCAACACGAAGGTTATGAAACACAAATTAAGGACAATGGTCGTGGGGGCCTTGATGAAGCGCTAGCCAATGACTATGATTTGATCTTGCTTGATTTGATGTTACCTGAACTAAGTGGGCTAGAAGTGGCTCGTCGTTTGCGTGAAGTTAAGAACACACCAATCATTATGATGACCGCTCGTGATTCAGTTTTGGATCGTGTTTCTGGTCTAGACTATGGGGCCGACGACTACGTAGTAAAGCCATTTGCTATTGAAGAATTACTAGCCCGATCACGTGCGCTACTACGTCGTATTGATATTGAAACAGTAGAACATGGTGCTACCAAGAGTGTAGTGACTTACCGTGATCTAACCATTGAAAAAGAAAATCGCATTGTCCGTCGTGGGGAGGACATCATTAACCTGACAAAACGTGAGTATGAATTACTACTTATTTTGATGGAAAATGTCAATGTGGTGCAATCACGGGAAGAATTACTTAAGAACGTTTGGGGTTATGACGCAGATATTGAAACCAATGTCGTCGACGTATACATTCGTTACTTGCGTAATAAGATTGATCAAGCAGGCGCACAAACATCTTACATTCAAACAGTTCGCGGAACTGGTTACGTTATGCGTCAGTAG
- a CDS encoding YibE/F family protein, with protein MTHPIVKRLRPWLLLILVTLGAFLFLKHDTYLYQQPVATITEVKTTEASDTSDQFGNQVQQFDQAIKAKIMNGSRHGTMIQLNNQYDSSLALTTELKAGQQLFIREGDKDIWQIQNTKRDYIWLPILVFILGLMVILFGKSRQKLLISTLMNVCLFILFIFLDLNLGNSSIFAVFIGFAILATLLTTGILLGFRSHLTWIINATVLTTGLITTLLALIVFWLTNEKGIYYEHMDFVTQDPASLFLAVTLVGLLGALLDEATDMTVAIDALVQSRPDMSWQAIVQAGREIGQTIFGSLNNVLLLIFMAEQIPLAILYLRNGNSWDYTFAATLSLGLIQTLISAIGIVLTVPIGLGFILIFRRWSGGKL; from the coding sequence ATGACTCATCCAATCGTTAAACGTTTACGTCCTTGGCTGTTACTAATCTTAGTAACGCTAGGGGCGTTTCTGTTTTTAAAGCACGATACATATTTGTATCAACAGCCAGTTGCGACGATCACTGAAGTCAAAACGACTGAGGCAAGTGATACCAGTGATCAATTTGGTAATCAGGTGCAACAATTTGACCAAGCAATTAAAGCCAAAATCATGAACGGTAGTCGTCATGGCACGATGATTCAATTGAATAATCAGTATGACAGTTCATTAGCACTGACAACCGAATTGAAAGCAGGGCAGCAATTATTTATTCGTGAAGGTGATAAAGACATCTGGCAAATCCAAAATACTAAGCGTGACTACATTTGGTTGCCCATTTTAGTCTTTATTTTGGGATTAATGGTTATTTTGTTTGGCAAAAGTCGGCAAAAATTACTTATTTCAACATTAATGAACGTTTGTTTATTTATTTTGTTCATCTTTTTAGACTTAAATCTAGGGAATTCAAGTATTTTTGCTGTTTTTATTGGTTTCGCCATTTTGGCAACACTATTAACAACGGGTATTTTACTAGGTTTTCGTTCCCATCTGACGTGGATTATTAATGCGACGGTATTAACAACCGGGTTAATAACCACATTGTTAGCCTTAATCGTATTCTGGCTGACCAATGAAAAGGGGATTTACTATGAGCACATGGATTTTGTAACACAAGATCCGGCAAGCCTCTTTTTAGCCGTTACATTGGTTGGACTACTGGGTGCATTATTGGATGAAGCAACTGATATGACGGTCGCGATTGATGCATTAGTACAATCGCGTCCGGATATGAGTTGGCAAGCTATTGTACAGGCTGGACGTGAAATAGGACAAACTATCTTTGGATCACTTAATAACGTTCTACTGTTGATTTTTATGGCCGAACAAATCCCGCTAGCAATTCTGTATTTGCGCAATGGTAATTCATGGGATTATACGTTTGCTGCGACATTGTCACTAGGTTTAATTCAAACATTAATTAGTGCCATTGGTATTGTTTTGACCGTCCCAATTGGACTAGGCTTCATTTTAATTTTCCGTCGTTGGTCAGGAGGTAAACTATGA
- a CDS encoding CsbD family protein, translated as MALDEKMDGLKDQATGKVKEVSGAVTGDTKTEVEGKAEGLLGKAKNAASDLKDKAADVVEDVKEKFDK; from the coding sequence ATGGCTTTAGACGAAAAGATGGATGGACTAAAGGATCAAGCAACTGGTAAGGTGAAGGAAGTTTCAGGTGCAGTTACTGGAGATACTAAAACCGAAGTTGAAGGTAAGGCTGAAGGACTATTGGGAAAAGCTAAGAATGCTGCTTCTGATTTGAAGGACAAGGCTGCCGACGTTGTAGAAGACGTTAAAGAAAAGTTTGATAAGTAG
- a CDS encoding DnaD domain protein — protein MAAFALHQRYHLQHSADLTTEQITALSQVYLPIIGHDAFVLYMYWQTMPKQAGLLNHTQLMNMTNLGLKTFESSRQQLEGLGLLKTYQQDLSNDTQWTYVLQSPMTMPQFLSDRLLTSLLTHYVGETTVQQLVTMVQSQDVVPSGKNVSRSFFDIIGDNAFTPLQQAPMNHQVTPTVTKVSTSNQLDLKLMSQMLASFAVPMTELKAKENELLIEKKLYGLSDTELVRLIQQHLTVDHTIDITALRKTLQKGVTTGQKKPLSSVQLNTPDTEVTTEPSVQPKNAAEALMQQVRTASPISFLQALRKHNNGFITDAEVKLLNDIAQLNTLPNEVINVLLYELTVTQKKTTINRNYMQAIVNDWAQAQIKTAPAAFEYLKARSTKQREQMQQPKTYYKQPTRRHVQEKRPDWSKQTVAKVSSADKEAAAKLMAEFQNEKKE, from the coding sequence ATGGCTGCTTTTGCTTTACATCAACGTTATCATTTACAGCACTCAGCTGACTTAACTACCGAACAAATCACGGCTTTAAGCCAAGTATATCTACCAATTATTGGTCACGATGCATTTGTCTTATATATGTACTGGCAAACAATGCCAAAGCAAGCCGGTTTATTGAACCACACCCAATTGATGAATATGACCAATTTAGGTCTAAAAACTTTTGAATCAAGTCGCCAACAATTAGAAGGGTTGGGGTTATTAAAAACCTACCAACAAGACTTATCAAACGATACACAGTGGACATATGTTTTACAATCACCCATGACAATGCCACAATTTTTATCAGATCGTTTATTGACAAGCTTGTTAACCCATTATGTTGGTGAAACGACCGTGCAACAATTAGTTACGATGGTACAAAGCCAAGATGTAGTCCCATCTGGTAAAAACGTTTCGCGTTCATTTTTCGATATTATCGGAGATAATGCTTTTACACCGCTACAACAAGCACCAATGAATCATCAAGTCACGCCAACAGTGACAAAAGTATCTACTAGCAACCAACTTGATCTTAAATTGATGAGCCAAATGTTGGCATCTTTTGCTGTGCCAATGACTGAATTAAAGGCCAAAGAAAATGAACTCCTGATTGAAAAGAAGCTATACGGTTTGTCAGACACTGAACTAGTCCGATTGATTCAACAACATTTAACGGTTGATCATACAATCGACATTACCGCATTGCGTAAGACACTACAAAAGGGTGTCACAACGGGACAGAAGAAACCTTTGTCATCAGTTCAACTCAATACACCTGACACAGAAGTAACGACAGAACCTAGCGTGCAACCGAAAAATGCAGCCGAAGCGTTAATGCAACAAGTCCGAACGGCTAGTCCCATTAGTTTCTTACAAGCATTGCGTAAGCATAATAACGGATTCATTACAGATGCCGAAGTTAAATTATTAAATGACATTGCGCAATTGAATACACTTCCTAACGAAGTGATTAATGTGTTGTTGTATGAATTGACTGTTACTCAAAAGAAAACAACGATTAATCGCAACTATATGCAAGCAATTGTTAATGATTGGGCACAAGCACAGATTAAGACTGCACCAGCAGCCTTCGAATATCTAAAAGCTCGCTCAACAAAGCAACGTGAGCAGATGCAACAGCCTAAAACTTACTATAAGCAACCAACTCGTCGTCATGTACAAGAAAAACGCCCCGATTGGTCAAAACAAACTGTTGCGAAAGTTTCATCAGCTGATAAAGAAGCAGCAGCTAAGTTAATGGCTGAATTCCAAAACGAGAAAAAGGAGTAA